In a genomic window of Mucilaginibacter sp. KACC 22063:
- a CDS encoding DNA sulfur modification protein DndB, translating to MATRQIHLPCLRGNFGAWNYFSTIMKVKDIVENKRIITVPESEVLYTNNINQILQREIDASRIGKIKEYLINSKERFFSSIIVAIHKGDPQWADFDLERQFRVDNDIVDEEDVDFIENKLGVLTLSGSEEIFVLDGQHRLLGIRKAFEEQSKIGDDEISIVFIVHKEELIERTRRLFTVLNRYAVTIKPAEKVILEEDDAAAILTRRLVQSYPKFLLDKAVSPSKIFSLGSTDTKHFTTLVCLYEISKVLINYNELYKSKVIIRPTNASLNKYYKLITNFWDLFFSKFPEVVKFVEGQEVSATFLRNKQTGGSLLLRPEGQLLIASAYKEFSSANDNDIFKNNIARINYDLSSFNWKYVFWTGEKMDHKNKKLKRSILRMLLGKESEKSYVTHEMKKIYKEHNLTYNEEIKSVVITS from the coding sequence ATGGCAACTAGACAAATACATTTACCATGCCTTCGAGGTAATTTTGGAGCATGGAATTATTTTTCAACTATTATGAAAGTAAAAGATATTGTTGAAAATAAACGGATTATAACCGTGCCAGAATCGGAAGTATTATATACAAACAATATAAATCAAATACTCCAGCGAGAGATTGATGCCAGTCGGATTGGAAAAATTAAAGAATACCTAATAAATAGTAAAGAGCGTTTTTTTAGCTCTATTATCGTTGCTATACATAAAGGCGATCCGCAATGGGCAGATTTCGATTTGGAAAGACAATTTCGAGTTGATAATGACATTGTTGATGAAGAAGATGTCGATTTTATTGAGAACAAATTAGGTGTATTAACTTTGTCAGGTAGTGAAGAGATATTTGTTCTAGATGGTCAACATAGATTATTGGGTATTAGGAAGGCGTTTGAGGAACAAAGTAAAATTGGTGATGATGAAATATCTATAGTATTCATTGTGCATAAAGAAGAACTTATTGAAAGAACTAGAAGGTTATTCACTGTTCTAAACAGATATGCGGTTACCATAAAACCAGCTGAGAAAGTTATTTTAGAAGAGGATGATGCGGCCGCTATTTTAACACGGAGATTAGTGCAGTCTTACCCCAAATTTTTATTGGATAAAGCAGTTTCCCCTAGTAAAATTTTTAGTTTAGGTTCCACAGATACCAAGCATTTTACCACATTAGTTTGTTTATATGAAATTAGCAAGGTCTTAATAAATTACAACGAGCTTTACAAAAGCAAGGTAATCATCCGCCCAACTAACGCAAGTTTAAATAAGTATTACAAGCTAATCACAAATTTTTGGGATCTTTTCTTTTCAAAGTTTCCAGAGGTCGTAAAATTTGTGGAAGGGCAAGAAGTGTCAGCTACTTTTTTGAGAAACAAACAAACAGGAGGAAGTTTATTGCTAAGACCAGAAGGGCAACTACTAATTGCCTCTGCTTATAAAGAATTTAGCTCCGCTAACGACAATGATATCTTTAAAAACAATATTGCTAGAATTAATTACGACTTAAGTAGTTTCAATTGGAAATATGTTTTTTGGACAGGCGAAAAAATGGATCATAAGAACAAGAAATTAAAACGTTCCATTTTGCGCATGCTTTTAGGAAAAGAGTCCGAAAAAAGCTATGTCACACATGAAATGAAGAAAATTTATAAAGAACACAACCTAACTTATAACGAAGAAATCAAAAGCGTAGTTATCACATCATAG
- the dndC gene encoding DNA phosphorothioation system sulfurtransferase DndC: MSLNVQHLENEIIDQYLYDENPDRPWIIGFSGGKDSTMLLQIVWNALRKIEPSLLSRQIYVVCNDTLVENPRIVRFINHTLKKIQQAANEQQIPLIVAQTVPKLEDTFWVKLIGLGYPAPNKVHRWCTDRLKIDPTTRFILDKVDENGEAIILLGTRSAESTNRAAQIKRNEVKNQRLRKHILRNAYVFAPIKDVTTKEVWQYLNQVSPPWGGTHKELVTLYRNANAGDCPLVIDDTTPSCGNSRFGCWVCTVVNKDKSMEGLIENGEEWMEPLSEIRNFLVEARENPERYREKRRRNGSISDDKWGPYSFETRIEILARILEAQKEIQAIENIELITHQEMVLIQYYWYRDNHFHTKVSDIYNNVYKRNLNMSRHHKNTKKETDLLYSSCQEEPKDVGLIQDLLALQKTKTLMIKKRGLQADIESRIDLFVEENQQKGEVYK, translated from the coding sequence ATGTCCTTGAACGTTCAGCATTTAGAAAATGAAATTATAGATCAGTATCTATATGACGAAAATCCTGATAGGCCTTGGATAATCGGTTTTAGTGGTGGTAAAGACAGCACTATGCTACTTCAGATAGTTTGGAATGCCTTAAGGAAAATTGAGCCTTCGCTTCTGTCAAGGCAAATCTACGTTGTTTGTAATGACACGTTAGTAGAAAATCCAAGAATTGTTAGATTTATAAATCATACTTTAAAAAAAATACAGCAAGCGGCAAATGAGCAGCAAATACCTTTGATTGTAGCCCAGACTGTTCCTAAGCTGGAAGATACGTTCTGGGTAAAACTAATAGGCTTAGGATATCCAGCACCTAACAAAGTACATCGTTGGTGTACTGATAGATTAAAAATTGATCCTACAACTCGGTTTATTTTGGATAAAGTTGATGAGAATGGAGAAGCAATTATCTTATTAGGAACTCGTAGTGCTGAAAGTACTAATAGAGCTGCTCAAATTAAAAGAAACGAAGTAAAAAATCAACGTTTACGCAAACATATACTTCGTAATGCTTATGTATTTGCACCAATCAAAGATGTAACAACAAAAGAAGTTTGGCAGTATTTGAATCAAGTCTCTCCCCCTTGGGGAGGAACTCACAAGGAGCTTGTAACTCTTTATAGAAATGCAAACGCGGGTGATTGCCCTCTTGTAATTGATGATACAACACCGAGTTGTGGTAATAGCCGCTTTGGATGCTGGGTATGCACTGTAGTCAACAAGGATAAAAGCATGGAGGGCTTAATTGAAAATGGAGAAGAATGGATGGAACCACTTTCGGAGATTAGAAACTTTTTAGTCGAAGCAAGAGAAAATCCGGAAAGATACAGAGAAAAGCGCCGAAGGAACGGCTCTATTAGTGATGATAAGTGGGGACCTTATAGTTTTGAAACACGAATTGAAATACTTGCTCGTATTCTTGAAGCTCAAAAGGAAATACAAGCAATTGAAAATATTGAATTGATAACTCATCAGGAAATGGTATTAATTCAGTATTATTGGTATCGTGATAACCATTTTCATACGAAGGTATCAGATATTTACAATAACGTTTACAAGCGAAACCTAAACATGAGTCGCCATCATAAGAACACGAAGAAAGAAACTGATTTATTGTATTCAAGTTGCCAAGAAGAACCTAAAGACGTTGGGTTAATTCAAGATTTACTTGCTTTACAAAAAACAAAAACGTTGATGATAAAGAAACGTGGATTACAAGCTGACATAGAAAGCAGAATTGATTTATTTGTTGAAGAAAATCAACAAAAAGGCGAAGTGTATAAATGA
- a CDS encoding cysteine desulfurase family protein produces the protein MKPVVYLDNNATTPVDPRVLEAMMPYLTNNFANANSTHQFGVDAYEAVKTARKQVADLIGAETNEIVFTSGSTEAINLAIKGIAENYSDRGKHIVTVTTEHYAVLDTCRYLETKGFEVTYLPVQPDGLINLDALKAALRPDTILVSVMYVNNETGVIQPIKEIARLTHDAGALFMTDATQAVGKMPVNVNLDGIDLLCLSGHKFYAPKGIGALFVRQRRPNRVKLPALIHGGGHERGLRSGTLNVPGIVAFGKACEIAIKEMKFNAGKIQKLRDCLEAELLKIDNTFVNGNCNKRLYNVSNICFKGIDSEALIMGLSDPESDLPLMAVSNGSACTSTSIEPSHVLTSMGLTQAESFNSIRFSLGKDNTKDELDITIKSIKEIILKLVAMM, from the coding sequence ATGAAACCAGTAGTTTATTTAGACAATAACGCTACTACTCCTGTTGATCCTAGAGTATTAGAGGCAATGATGCCTTATTTAACCAATAATTTTGCAAATGCTAATAGCACTCACCAATTTGGAGTGGATGCTTATGAAGCTGTTAAAACTGCTAGGAAGCAAGTTGCTGACTTGATCGGTGCAGAGACTAATGAAATAGTTTTTACAAGTGGTTCTACAGAAGCGATAAACTTAGCTATCAAAGGTATTGCGGAAAATTATTCAGATAGAGGCAAACACATTGTTACAGTTACTACAGAACATTATGCTGTATTAGACACTTGTCGATACCTAGAAACAAAGGGTTTCGAAGTTACTTACTTACCGGTACAACCGGATGGCTTAATTAACCTAGACGCCTTGAAAGCAGCATTACGGCCAGATACGATTTTGGTATCAGTGATGTATGTAAATAATGAAACTGGTGTTATTCAACCTATAAAAGAAATAGCTCGGTTGACTCACGATGCAGGAGCACTGTTTATGACCGATGCTACACAAGCAGTTGGCAAAATGCCCGTTAATGTAAACTTAGATGGCATTGATCTGCTTTGCTTAAGTGGGCATAAGTTTTATGCCCCAAAAGGTATAGGTGCTCTATTCGTAAGGCAAAGGCGCCCTAATAGAGTTAAGCTACCTGCTTTAATACATGGGGGTGGACATGAACGAGGTTTAAGAAGCGGCACGTTAAACGTACCTGGAATTGTAGCCTTTGGCAAGGCTTGTGAAATTGCAATTAAAGAAATGAAATTTAATGCAGGCAAGATTCAAAAATTAAGAGATTGTTTAGAGGCTGAACTTCTTAAAATAGATAATACTTTCGTGAATGGAAATTGCAACAAAAGACTTTATAATGTAAGTAACATATGTTTTAAGGGGATAGACAGTGAAGCTCTTATCATGGGCTTAAGTGATCCTGAAAGCGACTTACCACTTATGGCTGTAAGTAATGGTAGTGCATGTACGTCAACATCAATTGAGCCAAGCCATGTGTTAACCAGTATGGGACTAACGCAAGCGGAGTCATTTAATTCCATCAGATTTAGCTTGGGAAAAGATAACACTAAAGATGAATTAGATATTACCATTAAATCTATAAAAGAAATTATTTTGAAACTCGTAGCTATGATGTGA
- a CDS encoding DndE family protein, with amino-acid sequence MLINIRTSEANKNVVRELTQKLNLGTENYISRIAFAYSLSKRIKLSLETDLQDSKGKEYKDDILFGKYRHYYMALVCQHYGLYKTDKDVGKYIKMHIDHGLALMNKLFIDNKNLTGLDFMLEYIEAGIDKMEEGDVSNDAIIFDEQTRTSRIASKGYFSGLIQLLVGKTFDNEPIYFNLNDTNIHNNAHIAVAGNSGTGKTFFANNLIKQVVENSKGEVNYIFLDFKGISEDDEKKNSAFFEGTKTTLIKAPFKPFPINPLSFIDNVNDKKKIMGINKFVDIIASYSGIGKNQQQTLKDATRDAFGSMKNGLYPSFKDIYQRVINMEGDKASTLKEVLQSLGELDLFETSADLKNEFLNRNYYLSLSGDLPNNVRFTSVFLIINYIYNTFMNMDNAPIEGNCQAMRYVLIIDEAHTIFKEKKSQELLEKILREIRSKGVSVMLLSQGIEEFNQPSFDFSSMCETAFLFDIKDKTNIKLMQKFLGIGDKDVQRLKNTMEKIQKYQLTSNLKEYKTCELFKS; translated from the coding sequence ATGCTGATTAATATCAGAACCTCGGAAGCCAACAAAAACGTTGTCCGAGAATTAACACAAAAACTAAATTTAGGAACCGAAAACTACATATCACGTATTGCCTTTGCCTACTCTTTATCCAAAAGGATAAAGCTCAGTTTGGAAACAGACTTACAAGATAGTAAGGGTAAAGAATATAAGGATGATATTTTGTTTGGCAAATACCGACATTATTACATGGCTTTAGTTTGCCAACATTATGGTTTATATAAAACCGATAAGGATGTTGGCAAGTACATAAAAATGCATATTGACCATGGACTAGCTTTGATGAATAAGCTGTTCATAGACAATAAGAATTTGACCGGACTTGACTTTATGTTGGAGTATATCGAAGCTGGCATAGATAAGATGGAAGAAGGTGACGTTTCCAATGATGCAATTATTTTTGATGAACAAACGCGTACTAGTAGAATTGCAAGCAAAGGTTATTTCTCTGGTTTAATTCAATTGTTAGTGGGTAAAACCTTTGATAACGAACCAATTTACTTTAACTTAAATGATACAAATATTCACAACAATGCTCACATTGCTGTAGCTGGTAATTCGGGGACAGGTAAAACCTTCTTCGCAAATAATTTAATAAAGCAAGTAGTAGAAAACTCTAAAGGTGAGGTAAACTATATATTTCTAGATTTTAAAGGCATCTCCGAGGATGACGAGAAAAAAAACTCGGCATTTTTTGAGGGTACTAAAACTACCTTAATCAAAGCGCCATTCAAGCCTTTCCCAATCAACCCACTATCTTTTATAGATAATGTAAATGATAAGAAAAAAATAATGGGCATCAACAAGTTTGTTGATATTATAGCTAGTTATAGCGGTATTGGTAAGAACCAACAGCAAACTTTGAAAGACGCTACACGTGATGCTTTTGGAAGTATGAAAAACGGTCTGTATCCTTCCTTCAAAGACATTTACCAACGTGTAATTAACATGGAGGGCGACAAAGCCAGTACCTTAAAAGAAGTGTTACAAAGTTTAGGGGAACTAGATTTGTTTGAAACATCGGCAGATTTGAAAAATGAGTTTTTGAACCGAAATTACTATTTAAGTTTATCTGGTGACTTACCTAATAACGTTCGCTTTACTTCAGTATTTCTAATCATCAATTACATATATAATACCTTTATGAACATGGACAACGCTCCTATTGAGGGCAATTGTCAAGCCATGAGGTATGTGTTGATTATTGATGAGGCACATACCATATTTAAAGAAAAGAAGTCTCAGGAATTGTTAGAAAAGATTCTTCGTGAAATACGATCTAAGGGTGTATCAGTGATGCTCTTGTCACAAGGTATAGAAGAGTTTAACCAACCATCTTTTGATTTTAGCAGTATGTGCGAAACTGCTTTCCTATTTGATATAAAGGATAAAACGAATATCAAATTGATGCAGAAGTTTTTGGGAATTGGAGATAAGGATGTCCAACGACTAAAAAACACTATGGAGAAAATTCAAAAATATCAATTAACGTCTAATCTAAAAGAGTATAAAACCTGCGAATTATTTAAATCTTAA
- the dndD gene encoding DNA sulfur modification protein DndD gives MTIKEIELYNFRIYKDSNVIDLSRTDNKNIFIISGRNGFGKTTFLMSMVWCLYGRNMQEVDDLYKKEIADQGGYSKYIVNSLNRLAKAEENYNFHVAITFTDLNIPEVPCKEVTVKRTYNLKTSSNEDVEILIDGRPNELSREVGPEIFIREFIMPIEIAKFFFFDAEKIVSLAEVNTAEQRRSLSQAYSEVLGIKKYEDLKKELESLQIKLRQDSASVAEKNQLQQLYTDVAKCENEISEHEATILELREKKSEKSKESRDIQEKLIKAGSSITVEELQALRVQEEELIQKQSEIQNQLKESFEIIPFAIAGGLFVELSNQLNNEAKFKAAQYKEDNAKEVSNKILTELLKIEKPSNLAIDFKVDRFYMDAFDKLIRKYLVSETLDLPADFKVIHEFSESEKNELQTTLSNIQLSFRESFKRINADYNEIRNQLGAIRRKIRDAEANQEDAMIIEFRKQKEELDKEIIRIDDTIDSLNREIGQYANDKTQKGKQIEVLSRKLAVSEKNKDKYTVTSRVINELRSVISNFKAQKKHSLESQILKGLDTLMHKKGFIQNVDVDIIGEDIDIILRNIRGEEIRKESLSKGEQQMYATALLRGLVEESNIQFPVFIDSPMQKFDEHHAENIVKYFYPHISDQVVIFPLVNKELTAREYDMLLPNISKTYLINNVHEDKSEFVATDTETFLQTYNTMYNNAD, from the coding sequence ATGACAATCAAGGAAATTGAGCTTTACAATTTCAGGATCTATAAGGATTCCAATGTAATAGACCTGTCTCGAACGGACAATAAGAACATTTTTATTATAAGTGGACGTAATGGGTTTGGTAAAACAACCTTTTTAATGTCAATGGTTTGGTGCCTGTATGGTAGAAACATGCAGGAAGTTGATGACCTATATAAAAAGGAAATTGCTGATCAAGGAGGTTATAGCAAGTATATAGTCAACTCCTTAAACCGACTAGCAAAAGCAGAAGAAAATTATAATTTTCATGTTGCTATCACCTTTACAGATCTAAATATTCCAGAAGTCCCTTGTAAAGAGGTTACTGTTAAGCGGACATATAACTTAAAAACCAGCTCTAATGAAGATGTAGAAATTCTAATAGATGGGCGTCCTAATGAACTATCGAGAGAAGTTGGTCCTGAAATATTCATTCGGGAATTTATTATGCCTATTGAAATTGCCAAATTTTTCTTTTTTGACGCTGAAAAAATTGTAAGCCTTGCTGAGGTTAATACAGCAGAACAAAGAAGGAGTTTAAGCCAGGCATACTCAGAAGTTTTAGGTATTAAAAAGTATGAAGATTTAAAAAAGGAGCTCGAAAGCCTGCAAATTAAATTGCGCCAAGACTCGGCTAGCGTTGCTGAAAAAAATCAATTGCAACAGCTTTACACAGATGTAGCTAAGTGTGAAAACGAGATTTCTGAACATGAAGCTACTATTCTAGAATTGCGAGAGAAGAAAAGTGAAAAAAGTAAAGAATCTCGCGACATACAAGAAAAACTTATAAAGGCAGGTAGTTCGATAACTGTCGAAGAGCTTCAAGCATTGCGTGTTCAGGAAGAAGAGCTAATTCAAAAGCAAAGCGAAATACAAAATCAATTAAAAGAATCTTTTGAGATTATTCCCTTTGCTATTGCGGGTGGCTTATTTGTTGAGCTAAGCAATCAGCTAAACAACGAGGCAAAGTTTAAAGCCGCTCAGTATAAAGAAGACAATGCTAAAGAGGTATCAAATAAAATATTAACGGAGCTTCTTAAAATTGAAAAGCCAAGCAACTTAGCAATTGATTTTAAAGTAGACCGGTTTTATATGGATGCTTTTGATAAGCTTATTCGAAAATATTTAGTTAGTGAGACGCTAGATTTACCAGCTGATTTTAAAGTTATTCATGAGTTTTCAGAATCGGAAAAGAACGAGCTTCAGACAACCTTAAGCAATATTCAGTTATCGTTTAGAGAATCTTTTAAGCGGATTAACGCAGATTATAATGAAATCCGAAATCAGCTAGGTGCTATTCGTCGTAAAATTAGGGATGCTGAAGCAAACCAAGAAGACGCGATGATCATCGAATTTCGCAAGCAGAAGGAAGAGTTGGACAAAGAGATCATACGGATTGATGATACTATCGACTCATTGAATCGAGAAATAGGTCAATACGCTAATGATAAAACCCAAAAGGGAAAACAGATTGAAGTTCTATCTCGTAAGCTTGCGGTATCAGAGAAAAACAAAGATAAATATACCGTTACTAGCCGTGTAATCAACGAGTTAAGAAGTGTTATAAGTAACTTTAAGGCACAAAAGAAGCATTCATTAGAGAGTCAAATTTTAAAAGGTTTGGATACCCTAATGCACAAGAAAGGGTTTATCCAAAATGTTGACGTTGATATTATAGGTGAAGATATTGATATCATACTAAGAAATATCAGAGGTGAAGAAATTAGAAAAGAGTCTTTATCAAAAGGCGAACAGCAAATGTATGCTACTGCTTTGCTAAGAGGTTTAGTAGAAGAAAGTAATATTCAGTTTCCGGTCTTCATTGATTCACCGATGCAGAAGTTTGATGAACACCATGCAGAAAACATTGTAAAATATTTTTACCCTCATATTTCTGACCAAGTTGTTATATTCCCTCTTGTAAACAAAGAGTTAACAGCGCGTGAGTATGATATGCTATTGCCTAATATTAGCAAAACTTACTTGATTAATAATGTACATGAAGATAAGAGTGAGTTTGTAGCAACAGACACCGAAACCTTTTTGCAAACCTACAATACGATGTATAATAATGCTGATTAA
- a CDS encoding putative phage abortive infection protein, with amino-acid sequence MTRPTITLIFSLIIFLFFGIYLCVQNWSGWYLNFDELNNFGTLIGGIFSFISVILIYFTLQQQFQSFKINQFENRFFELIRYHRDNVSALKMRAPDTAREQYFEGHKVAREIHKQVLEMFDKTKELLKNYKLDDLYKDTETKLRDIENLAVTGDKNLLDLNYANISYLCVFFGGSEDGLLALRDKLSSKYNTENLNSLFLYIASKRAKWSKNHPFVKYYGGHQYRLGHLFRHLYQAVTYIDELEGLNYKEKYSYTKLLRAQLSTYEQSLLFFNSLSDLGRVWELKVELSEKEKLLPAKKQSERRKQKMLMTKYNFIRNIVNEFTIGISVRQFYPYLVFEGDRNTEERNKLEEIYDKKF; translated from the coding sequence ATGACAAGACCTACAATCACATTGATATTTTCCCTTATAATATTTCTATTCTTTGGAATATACTTATGTGTGCAAAATTGGTCAGGGTGGTATTTGAACTTTGACGAATTGAACAATTTTGGCACCCTTATAGGAGGAATTTTTTCATTTATAAGTGTCATACTTATTTACTTTACCCTTCAACAACAATTTCAAAGTTTCAAAATTAATCAATTTGAAAATCGCTTTTTTGAACTTATTCGGTATCACAGGGATAATGTGAGTGCCTTAAAAATGAGAGCCCCTGACACCGCTAGAGAACAGTATTTTGAAGGGCACAAAGTAGCGAGAGAAATTCATAAGCAGGTCCTAGAAATGTTCGACAAAACAAAAGAACTTCTAAAAAACTATAAATTGGACGACCTTTACAAAGACACAGAAACAAAGTTGAGAGATATTGAAAATTTAGCTGTAACTGGAGATAAAAACCTTCTGGACTTAAATTATGCTAATATATCTTATCTGTGTGTTTTTTTTGGCGGCTCAGAGGATGGACTACTTGCCCTACGAGATAAATTAAGTAGTAAATACAATACGGAAAACCTTAATTCACTATTTCTTTATATAGCTAGCAAGAGGGCAAAGTGGAGTAAAAATCATCCCTTTGTTAAATATTACGGTGGTCATCAATATCGATTAGGACATCTTTTTCGCCATTTGTACCAAGCAGTTACTTATATTGATGAATTGGAAGGCTTAAATTATAAGGAGAAATATAGTTATACAAAACTGCTTAGGGCGCAACTATCGACTTACGAGCAATCTTTGCTTTTTTTTAATAGTTTATCAGATTTAGGACGTGTTTGGGAATTGAAAGTGGAATTATCGGAAAAGGAGAAACTGTTACCGGCCAAAAAACAATCGGAAAGAAGAAAGCAAAAAATGCTTATGACGAAATATAATTTTATAAGAAATATTGTAAATGAATTTACGATTGGGATCAGTGTTAGACAATTCTATCCTTATCTAGTATTTGAGGGCGATAGGAACACAGAGGAAAGGAATAAACTTGAAGAAATTTATGACAAAAAGTTCTGA